The genomic interval GCAACTGGTCTCGTTTGCTGATCCCGGCTGGGCTGACCTTCTTTCTGCTGTCGTCGGCAGTGATGATTAATCGGCCCGGTCTGAGCGCGGCGGGCGAGGCCCTCCCGGCCTGGATTAGAGGCTGGGCGCCGTCACTCGATGGGCGGCCAATCGGCCTTGTGCCACAAATTCTTGTCGTCTACGAACCCTTGCTGGTCATGCTCGGAATCGGCGGCTTGTATGTGGCCTTTCTTTCCGGCCTCTGGCACAACTTTGCCTCACGCTTCGTTCAAATTGAAACCGAACCCAACGCCTGCGATTTACCCTGGCGTGAGCCGGCCAAAGTTTTAGCGGCGGTTGCAGTGGGCGCAATTCTGTTTGGGCAGATATACAGCGGGCGTGAGGCGAGCGATGCCTTGTGGGTTGTTTTCCCGTTGGCTCTGCTGGGCGGCAGAGCACTGGCCGATTTATTCTCTGAAACCGAAGCCGCCGAAGGCGAATGGCAGACAGTAGCCGCGCAGACCGCCGTGCTGTTTGTGATGTTGACTTTTGCCTACTTCAATTTGGGCGCGTACGCCCGCTCCATCACGTTTGCTGTCAGTAGCAGTCCTTACCTGCCGCTGGCTCTGGCAGGCGGCGTGCTGGCTCTGGCGGTGGTCGTCACGGTGTTGTTCGCCCTCGGTTGGAGCAAGCGGGCGGCGGTGCGCGGCGGGGTGATTGCCCTGGGCGCGATCATGCTGGTGGGCACGATCGGCGCCGGCTGGCGGCTGACCCAGCGAAGCGACAACCCGCGTGAGCTTTGGAACCCGACGCCGACGACCGGCAATATTCACCTGCTGACGAAGACCATTGAGGACATCTCGGATCGGACCGTGGGGAGCGACGGCGACCTGGAAGTGGTGGTGTTGAACGACCCGACCTGGGACGACCGGAATGGTTTGCTGGCCTGGGAATTGCGAAACTTCTCGAAACTGAAATTTGTGGACGGGCTGTCGCCCGAAGAACTTGGCCCGGTGGTGATCACCGGCGAAACCGTTTTTGACGAGACGCTCAACGGCACTTATGTCGGGCAACGCTTTGCCCTCTTTGGCCGTTCGATCCCGCGCCTGTTTTCGCTCGACGGTTTCATCAACTGGTGGCTGTACCGGAGCGGCGGCGACGTGGAATACTCGCGCAAGGTGTTGTGGGTGCGGCAGGATGTGCAAACCCTGAGCGAAAAGAATCAATGATGTAACCACAGATGACACTGATTGCACGGAATGAATCTGTGAAATCTGTGTAACCTGTGGTTGCTGTTGGAGCAAGAGCCATGACCGAAGTGACATTACAACGACAACCTTCCCTGCTGGAGCGGCCTCTGGGGCCGGCGCTGGCGCTCGACTGGGAGAAGGCGGCTTATGCCGCCCTGATCGTGCTGGCGATTGCCACCCGCTTTTTCATGCTGGACGTGCGGGTGATGAGCCACGACGAAAGCCTGCACACGTATTACTCGTATGAGTTATACCAGGGCAAGGGCTTTGTTCACACGCCGCTCATGCACGGCACATTCCAGTTCCATGCCCTGGCGCTGACGTACGCCCTGTTTGGGGCCAACGACTTCACAGCCCGCATCCCGGCGGCGGCTTTTGGTGTGGCGGCAGTGGCCCTCCTGTGGGGCTTTCGCAAGTGGCTGGGCAAGAGCGGGGCCATGCTGGGCGCGCTGTTCATGATCATCTCGCCCTACATGCTCTTTTACTCGCGCTACGTTCGCAACGAGTCGTATGTCGTCGTCTGGGGCTTGCTCATGGCCCTGGCGCTGTTCAACTACATGGAGAAGCGCGAGGCAAAATGGCTCTACATCATGGTAGCGGCCACCTCGTTGATGTACACCACCAAAGAAGTATCGTACATCTACATCGCCGTCTGGATGCTGTTCCTGGGCTTCATCTTTCTGTATGAAATGTTCAAGGCGAGGTGGGACAACGCCCAGTACCGGCAAGCCTTTGTCGCCGCCATCGGGTTGGCCGTCATGGCCGGGGTGGTGGCCGGGGTGTTGTTTGGCCTGAGCGAGGGTGTGAGGATCGATCAATTCAGCTCCACCGCCACCGCCGTGCCCGCCGACCCGAACGCGCCGATCAGCGCCGCCACCGAGCCGGTCAACCCGGTCAAGCAAGCGGCGGCCATTGCCTTCGGGATAACGTTGTTGCTGTTTCTCGTCGCCGGGTTGATGTGCCTCCTCCAGTTCCGCGAACGACTACGCGACTTTGCCGTAGACGATATGCTCATTGTGCTGGGCACGTTTGTCCTGCCGCAACTCACGGCCTTCCCAGTTAAGTTCCTGCTCAAGGCCGACCCGCTCGATTATTCACAGGCCGGCTTGCTCAAAACGGCAACGGTCTTTGTTCCGCTCTTCCTGCTGGCGGCGGGCGTCGGCCTGTTGTGGGATTGGAAGAAGTGGTTGATCTGCGCCGGGATTTTCTACGGCATCTTCA from Chloroflexota bacterium carries:
- a CDS encoding glycosyltransferase family 39 protein; this translates as MTAIGREARDAPASSTQAEIFNLESALTVETGLYVLIGLAAVFLRLHALGESPLSQAEAREALAAWRYVVAAGEPLQPVSAAWFTLTSFAFSLFGANEFWARLWPALAGTALIFTPLTFRRELGRGGALVASGLLAISSVLIASSRVADGTTLAALGLWLVVAGWRMFAGNENDAEARGLLLAGLGLGLGLASGPRFLSGLAAGVLAALLVALVRPTFVQETQKGLTLLKGNWSRLLIPAGLTFFLLSSAVMINRPGLSAAGEALPAWIRGWAPSLDGRPIGLVPQILVVYEPLLVMLGIGGLYVAFLSGLWHNFASRFVQIETEPNACDLPWREPAKVLAAVAVGAILFGQIYSGREASDALWVVFPLALLGGRALADLFSETEAAEGEWQTVAAQTAVLFVMLTFAYFNLGAYARSITFAVSSSPYLPLALAGGVLALAVVVTVLFALGWSKRAAVRGGVIALGAIMLVGTIGAGWRLTQRSDNPRELWNPTPTTGNIHLLTKTIEDISDRTVGSDGDLEVVVLNDPTWDDRNGLLAWELRNFSKLKFVDGLSPEELGPVVITGETVFDETLNGTYVGQRFALFGRSIPRLFSLDGFINWWLYRSGGDVEYSRKVLWVRQDVQTLSEKNQ